A genomic region of uncultured Roseibium sp. contains the following coding sequences:
- a CDS encoding universal stress protein has product MANVKIIAAVDLHHREADACVVREAIMLAQSHDAGVELVFVIPDQQNTYVQAYIPDDMRDQVETDARKDLADYAAGFDWKSVPCSTEVLRGVVYEKLIEHADKLSARFIVIGANRPSVKDLFIGPNAARVSRFASCCVLVVRPE; this is encoded by the coding sequence ATGGCAAACGTCAAGATCATTGCCGCTGTGGACCTGCACCACAGGGAAGCCGATGCGTGTGTTGTCCGCGAAGCCATCATGCTGGCGCAAAGCCATGATGCCGGGGTCGAACTGGTCTTCGTGATCCCGGATCAGCAGAATACCTACGTCCAGGCCTATATCCCCGACGACATGCGCGACCAGGTGGAAACGGATGCCCGCAAGGATCTGGCAGATTATGCGGCCGGGTTTGACTGGAAGTCCGTACCCTGCTCGACGGAAGTCCTGCGCGGCGTCGTCTATGAAAAACTCATCGAACATGCGGACAAGCTCTCTGCCCGGTTCATTGTTATCGGCGCGAACCGGCCGAGCGTGAAGGATCTCTTTATCGGACCGAACGCAGCACGCGTGTCGCGATTTGCATCCTGCTGCGTTCTGGTCGTCCGGCCCGAATAG
- a CDS encoding enolase C-terminal domain-like protein — MSDHKIEQIRVHRICIPAKAVHSHGSGDVAGINVAILEMTTDTGLTGWGEASPWPVFTGTAEGCAAALHVHLRPHLIGEDPVQVERHMSKADKIIVGHPEAKAALEMALLDITGQLCGLSVAELVGGRQRDDMGMSFSIANPDFARDLEDVAAMWADGVRIFKFKTGFSDHRFDLMRLEKMREIYGAEADIRIDYNQGLPAYDAVRRVRDLEVFRPTFVEQPVKMHEREVMAHITQVIDAPIMADESVFDPKGALYAAQIRMADVFSLKIMKSGGIRRALEVAAIARAAGIEVYGGCMFETGLAHAAGAHLMAAVPDLILQCEFYMATYYAKDDILTEPFPVRNGRVHVPKGSGLGVQVDPEKLAKYAVADVLE; from the coding sequence GTGAGCGACCACAAGATTGAACAAATCCGGGTTCACCGCATATGCATTCCGGCGAAGGCGGTCCATTCCCATGGCAGTGGCGACGTTGCCGGGATCAACGTCGCGATCCTGGAGATGACAACCGACACCGGCCTCACCGGCTGGGGCGAAGCCTCGCCCTGGCCGGTGTTCACCGGCACGGCTGAAGGGTGCGCCGCAGCCCTTCATGTACATTTGCGGCCTCACCTGATCGGCGAGGATCCCGTGCAGGTCGAAAGGCACATGTCGAAGGCGGACAAGATCATCGTCGGGCATCCCGAGGCCAAGGCGGCCCTCGAAATGGCGCTCTTGGACATCACCGGCCAGCTTTGCGGGCTTTCGGTCGCAGAACTCGTCGGCGGCAGACAACGCGACGACATGGGCATGAGTTTTTCCATTGCAAATCCCGACTTTGCCAGGGATCTGGAAGACGTTGCAGCGATGTGGGCAGACGGTGTCAGGATCTTCAAGTTCAAGACCGGGTTTTCGGACCATCGTTTCGACCTCATGCGCCTGGAAAAGATGCGCGAGATCTACGGCGCGGAGGCCGATATCCGTATCGACTACAATCAGGGCCTGCCGGCCTATGATGCCGTGCGGCGGGTGCGCGACCTTGAAGTCTTCCGGCCAACCTTCGTGGAACAGCCGGTCAAGATGCACGAGCGCGAGGTAATGGCGCATATCACGCAGGTGATCGATGCTCCGATCATGGCCGACGAAAGCGTCTTCGACCCCAAGGGCGCGCTCTATGCGGCGCAGATCCGCATGGCCGATGTCTTCTCGCTCAAGATCATGAAGTCAGGCGGCATCCGACGCGCGCTCGAGGTCGCGGCGATTGCCCGCGCCGCCGGGATCGAGGTCTACGGTGGCTGCATGTTCGAGACCGGCCTGGCGCACGCCGCCGGCGCGCATCTCATGGCGGCCGTGCCGGACCTGATCCTTCAGTGCGAATTCTACATGGCGACCTATTACGCCAAAGACGATATCCTGACCGAACCGTTCCCGGTCAGGAACGGGCGGGTCCATGTTCCGAAGGGCAGCGGTCTGGGGGTCCAGGTGGACCCGGAGAAGCTCGCAAAATATGCGGTCGCCGATGTGCTTGAGTGA